CTTCCTCCCAGCCTCTAGGGAGGCAGGGTCGGGATGGTCCGAGCCCTCCGGGTACAGCTTTCTCCATGTGCCCTGTGTGCTGCACAAATACCATATTCTATGTGTGCTGTGACATTAAAGAGATGGGAAGCCCTGGGCTAGGCCTTCCAACTGCTCTATCGCTTTCACTAGTAGTTTCTCTTACTGAGAGAGAACATTTGCCTTAAGCCATCCCAGTGAGGACCTCTGTTGAAATGTCCTCCCCAAACCGCCCTCCTTGCTTCTTTCTCACTGTCATTGGTAATGATAAGgaacttttttcccctccttattcttatccttttccattttcctaaGACTGATGGGAACCGCATAGTTTCTTTGgctaatttccttttcctttgtttgcCCTGGAGTAGCCTCTACAGACTagatggttttttggttttttttaatttatgtttatttttggttgcattgggtcttcattgctgcgctcggctttctctagttgtggcgagcaggggctactcttcgttgtggtgcacgggtttctcattgcggtggcttctcttgttgcggagcacgggctctaggggcgccggcttcagtagttgtggcacgtgggctcagtagttgtggctcacaggctctagagcgccggctcagtagttgtggcgcacgggcttagttgctctgcgacatgtgggatcttcccagaccagggctcgaacctatgtcccctgcattggcaggcggattcttaaccactgcgccaccagagaagtcctctaCAGACTAGATGGTTATGAGAGGCTATAATCACCTGTACACCTtgaattagtgtgtgtgtgtgtgtgtgtgtgtgtgtgtgtgtgagagagagagagagagaaagagagaggtgggGGGCACACGTGAGAGCGAGAATTTCAACATACTAAGAGACAGTATAGAGTTCCAATTTAAAATGTGGGTCTGGAGTTGACtgtctgggtttaaatcctggttcAGGATCATttattagttgtgtgactttgagccACTCAACCTCTTTAATGCCTCAGTgatatcatctgtaaaataggattaaCAGTAGTTCCTATTTCATAGAGTTGttctgaggaataaatgagttaatactatAGTGTACCTGGAATGGAACCTAAATATTGCCTacaccaggggttggcaaactggcCTGCTGGCCAAACCAGCTcaccacctgtttttataaataaagttttattgtaacacAGACATGCCCATTCACTTACACATCGTCTAAGGCTGCTTTCTCACTACAATGACAgatgacagagttgagtagttgcaataaTGACCCTATGCctggcaaagctgaaaatatttactatctgtcagtccctttacagaaaaaaatgtgctgACCCCTGGCTTAGAATATTGTCTAGTAAGTCCTCAATAAAAATGATCAATTAATATCAATTTTAGTAAATCtcaatttttattgcttttccaagatcaagttttgttttttccctcaagatcaAGGTCTAGATCTgaatttgttgattttctgacctttttttctttttagtaaatgtgttaaaggaaagtgACAAAAATACTGTCAGTAATAGCACAAATGgtacaaaaatattcaaaaatcacaAAAGTGGTTATGCAAATGGCCAAGttttatgaacatttttctaAGGCTTCTAGAGCTTATTTTGCTAGGTTACTTGCTCTTGTACTTTTgctactataatttttaaaaaatagacttgattttagaatagttttagatttacagaaaaattatgaaGATAGTACAGAAAGTTCTCATATAGTCCACATCcactttcccctattattaacatcttacattagtaggGTACATTTGTCACAAGAAATGAACCAAGCTTGATACATTATTATAAaccaaagtccatactttatttttaaatttacttaacttattaatttgtttattttttggctgcgttgggtcttccttgctgcgcgtgggctttctctagttgcggtgagcaggcttctcattgcagtggcttctcttgttgtggcgcacgggcttagttgctccgcggcatgtaggatcttcccggaccagggctcgaacccgtgtccctgcattggcaggcggattcttaaccactgcgccaccagggaagtcccccctcacTTCCCTTAATGTGATCTGTACTAACCATGACAGCAAAGTCATCTGAATTGCATGTGGATCCCTAACCTGAGAGAGCAGTAGCAGCGGTCAGCTGAAGACCTGGGCTCACAATCCTACCTGGTCTGCCCGCTGCTTTTTCTGGGGGCTCTCAGGGTACACTAACCACCCAGACTTGAGGTCCAAATGTCTGGTGTGACTCTGACTGCTCTGTTGCAAAATTTAAGTATTCCATCCCAGCCACAGACTTGCTAACTGCTAATGGGAATACTCCCTTCCTGAGCACAGACACCTGCTCTTGGCCACAGGCACCTTTGTACTCTGCACCGTGATGGAGTGAGGCACAGACACAGTGGCTGAGCCGGGAGAACAGCCACCAATATGCGCAGCGGTGGAGGTGCTTGCTCACAGCTCTTAAGAGAGCAAGGCACAGCAAGTATTAACCTTCATTTCAGATGAGAAATTAGAAGACCTCTTTGTCCTGACCTAGCCAAGGTGGAGGCTTAGCAAGCCCAGACAGTTCTGGGACATGAGGAAGCTTGAGAAAAATCTTGCTCCCCAGTGTGGAGCTCACTTAGATCAGCTCTGGCCCTTGCTTCACTGCTGAAGCAATATACTCACCTCATCGCTTGTGCTGCCATGGCATGCTAGCATGAGGACAGAGACCATACCCAATGTTTAAAGATGGGCAGCAATGCCTGAGGAGAACAAGGGACACCCACACCCATCAGTTCTGTGTGTTCGTCATCCACTTTAGTCTGTCCTAACTAATCCCATCATGCCTTTCCCTGATAAACCCAGAGTGCTGCCATAGATAAGCTAACTATCTGGGGATCttattaaaaatactgattttgGTTCAGTGGATCTGGGCTAGGGCCTGTGAGTCAGCactaaaacaaaacccaaaaacctcCCAGGTAATACTGATGGTGCAGGTTCTGGAACCACAATTTGCTTTAAAGCACCTAAATCTTCAAAGTAGGATCACACTTCCTTTGGCTCACATCTGagctctgctgctctgaactGTGCACCCTTCCCGGATAAATGTTCTTAATCTTTCTGTGCCGTATTTCCTCAACTAtataatggagataataatggaCTTACCTTGTGGAGTTTTTGGgaagattgaatgagataatcCCTATAAAGCTCTAGGCACAGtgcctcaataaatgttagccactCTTGTTCCTAGTGAAGCATCATGGGCGAGGCCTGTTTAGGTTGGTGAAGTGTCACAATTTATACATATCAGAGACATAatcttcactttctctctctttttccttgttcACTGACGAGTCTTTGATTTTGTAGACTGGATTTCTGCTCAAATATTGGATCCCCATGTGCCAATAATGACCATCAGTCAATGAAACTTGCCTTTTTTAGTACAAATACtgttgataatttttaaagtgatgttTTATGCAATCACTGTAAAACACCTTTTTTGAAATAAGAGTTTATCTTATGGGAGTCTAgaagaaaccaaagaaaatgaaactagaaAATCATATCTGAAGGCGGTGACTATTTGTCATGTTTGATGACTGGCTCTGAGGCTCTTCAATGTCAGCCTCTCCCCTAGGCAGAAGCCCCCCATCTCCATGTGTACTTATCAAGTATTCCAGAAGTATCTTTCCAACTACATGTTCTTGTTACTCTGTAGTTAAATTTCAAAATTAGATCTACCTTCAAACTTTATTGCATTTACCTTGTGATATCAAAActaattttagggacttccctggtggcgcagtggttgggaatccacctgccaatgcaggggacacgggttcgatccttggtccgggaagatcccacatgccgcagagcaattaaacccgtgtggcacaactactgagcctgagctctagagcctgcgagtcacagctactgagcttgcgtgccacagttactgaatcctccgcgcgcctagagcccatgctccgcaacaagagaagccaccgcaatgagaagcccccgcaatgagaagcccgtgcaccgcaacaaagagtaacccccgctcgctgcaactagagaaagcccatgcacagcaacgaagacccaaagcagccaaaaataaaataaataaataaatttattaaaaaaacctaATTTTAGATACGTAAATTCAGGTAGTTCTACTAAAAAATGAAAGGTGGTTTGTCTGATTTTTATTTGTCCTCTGTAGGATTTTTTTGGCTAATGGTTTCATACTCCAGTTACATGGGATATTGCGTAAGTTCACCTCTCTTCAAAATGAGTGCCTTTTTAACATCTATTGACTGATAGAACACACCCTTGGGGATTAACATTTGTGCCAAGGCACATAAGGACAGTATCTTTACATACTTTGATGAGGGAGAAGGGCAAAAACAGCTAGAATAGCACCACTGTTAGCTCCAGAAATATTTGTTGTATGGATGGATAAATGATGGAATGGAATTgaggagaaagcagagaaagaaaatgagaagaagatGAGCGGACTCTTCCCTTAGAGCAGACTCATGCCGCATCCCTGGTTCCCAAAGCTCAAAAGCTACCAGAACCTAGAAATGGTGGCAGCAAGGGAAAATACCAGGATGCCATTTCTCACTGATTCTCTAGAAAACTCAGCAGACAATCCAGTGAGGTCTTTGGGATGGCTGATATGCCCTAGCCATGGATTAGGAAATATTGACCTCAAGTTTTTCTCCTTGCTGGGTAgaaacttttcatttttgattaGGGTGATGAACTGAGTAGAAAAGCTTCCACCATAATGTGAATTTCAGGTATGTTAGTTCTGGTTCTAATCCCTTCTGTAATGTTGCCtagtatttaatttctttgtgtGCCTATCACAACGGTGCTTGCAACAAGGGTTCTGTTAGTTCAGCTGTCACAACAAATTTGTGCAGGGATCAACTTACAACAGAATCAAGAGAGATAATGAGCACCAAAGGATTAGGCCCAGAGCAGTGTATGATTTGATAAAATGTAGGGTTCAGAAAACAGTCACACCCTTAAACAACTTCGGGTGTGGAAACAATGCATCTGTCCACAATATTTATTACATAATAATACAGATTGGGCATAGAATGTCTCCTGTTTGTGAACAAAAGATCTCACTGCTTTTCAAGTTAGAGTGCTAGAAGATATGCTGTAGAACCTTCTTCCACCTCAAGGAGTTATCCTGGGGATTCAAAAAACCATGTGGACAGAGTGTGGAGACCCTTGGGTAAGAGGTCGTGTGTAGGTACCAAGCTGTGCTTAATAAGGGAAGTAGCTATTATTTGAATTTCCTTGCAGACAGTAAAGTCTAGGATGGCGAGGACCAGATCTTCCTTGTTAACTGCTGTAACCCTTGTGCTTAGCCCAGAGCgggcatatagtaggcacttgATCAAtacttgatgaataaatgaaatcaaagccAACAAACAGAATGAAgcatatttgtgtatataaaaGCTAACAGTGGCCTTTATTAATGCCAGTCAAGTCCGGTCAAATCATGGCTGACATGAATACTACTTCACTCTCTATCAACAATCATGATTTAAAACTTACCATTAGtaacaacagaattttatagGTCAACAGTGACAACGTTACAGTGTTTAGGGGACTGTTTATCCAAGCTCTTTAATGTTGCAGTTCATTCTTTCTGTTGCTAAATTAGCTATAATTTATTGACAGGGCTACTGCTAACCCACAGAGGACctttatgaaattagaaaaagCTGCCCTTCCCACCCCTGATGCATGCAACCTTGCTGGTGCACACAGGCTGGACTTCATCTCTCCCTCGCCCCTTCAGCGGGACACACCCcatgcaatgagaaacctgcagaGCCGTTTGCTGCGTCCCTGTTTACTGAGTACCTTCTCATGTCACATACCATGTTGAGTAATTACACACATATCACCTCAGAATTATCAATGATCCTaacaagcctgaaaggcaaagaTAATATCCCCATttgatagataaggaaactgaggtccagagagtttCGTAACTTGTCTGGATTGCACAGTTAAGTAAATGATGGGATAAGGAGTCACACTGAACATCAGAACAGTCTGGAATGCCCTGCTCCAGCTGAAGAGGAAGGAGCCCAGATGGATCCCAAAATTGTACTTCCCTCAGCAGCTGGGGATAAAAACATTCCGAAGCATAAGAAAGGAAGTTTTGTGGTCACTGTAGTCTTTAGTATCGTGTTCTCTGAGAGACAGTTTGAAACAACCATTTGTTTTCCAACCCTTTTCATTTATTGActctgatctttctttttttctgaataggCTCAGAGAAAGGTACCAGTATTAGGATGAATGGAATTACCTTCCCTTTCTGTGTGTCCACCACGGTCTCTTCCTTGCTAGGGCTGGCAGGTGAAGTGTAACGCTTTCCATGACTGGCTTGCTTGGTGTTCAGGGGGTGCCAGTCGCTGTGCTGGTGTTTTCCAGGTATTAACTcgtgtaatcctcacaacagctcgaCTGCTCCTCTTCCCACTCTAcaggtgatgaaactgaggcacaaagaggcttAACAAGGCTAGTAAGTGGAAGAATGAGGTTTCAAACCTAGTACATTGGAGGTGTCATTTTCAAGATCATAAGATCTCTGTCCTCCCTTTTAGAGCAGATTACTCTCCTATCACATAGGAAAAAGAACTACTGAGTGATTAGTGAGGAGTTATTAActccaaaatacatttatttcaaaattcagaGTGCAGTTAACATGAATTACAAAATGAGTGTGTCACTAcacttttttcacattttctctaatttttggtgatcattttaaagatgttttagCTTTTGGGGCTACCTCAGAAAAATGTTAGAGACAGTAACTTCTTTTGTAATATTTCCCAGCTTGGTTGACTATTTTCAGGTTGCAGTATAAGAATATTATATGTTGAGGATATTTCCCTACTTCACGTATGCCAGTAAGATTAGAAAAAGTATATAAGAATGAAAATCGATAGTGTGATCATGGGCATCAATGTTCTAGTTATGGCAAAAATTGATAGATCCTTTGGAAACTTGAGACACCATTTGTGTataaataaattttcacaaagcttttggttttaggggaaaaaaacttgACTTAGCCTGATAgcataatatatttttcaaaatataaaattgagtGGATATGATTTGGGTGTGTCAACACATTTTTTCCTTCAAGCTTTCTGCTCTACAAGAATGATGACAATATAATGCACCCACAGCTGGCACAACTGGATGAAAATCATTCGTCTCATTTAACTGACAGTACTGAACACTGTAATAACTATTTTACCAGAAAATATAATTTGGCAGACATCTGTGATTAGCATAATAATACATTTCCTTGTCAATTCCCTAAGGCAGCCATCACCTAAACATCCTTTGTGTGGTATCTAAATGAATTATCTTGTCGTAATGAATTTCTTTATAGGCCTGAGAAATTGCTTCTGTTAAGTTGCCTTCTGTGCTATTAATTTGCAGGCTTCGTGCATAATGAAGCTGGAGGGGGAGGTGAAGGCTAgccctcctcccagctctggaCCCCAGGCCCACAGCCTGTGTCCTGTGTCTCACAAAAtcctctctgacctctgcttctccAGCTTCGGGCTCTAATTCCTTTCCACTGGGGGATTCAAACACAGTCGCAGAGGTAGGGTGGGAGACTATTTGATGTGagtaaatgtattaaaaagagaaacaattgGCAGTGAAATGAAGTAATGAGAATACATAAACTAAGGATGTGAAGATCCATGACAGTTACTAActcaggggaaaaacaaaaaaaaatgtctacacaAGTAATAGTTTACTACATGGCTCAGTTCTTCATAGCAGACATATTCATTATGTGTACATATAACTGAATATCGATATAACCCAAATTACAACATGATtactattgtattttatttttattttattttatttttttaaaaattttatttatttattttacttatggctgtgttgggtcttcgtttctgtgcgagggctttctctagttgtggcaagcgggggccactcttcatcgcggtgcgcgggcctctcactatcgcggcccctcttgttgcggagcacaggctccagacgcgcaggctcagtaattctggctcacaggcctagttgctccgcggcatgtgggatcttcccagaccagggctcgaacccgtgtcccctgcatcggcaggcaaattctcaaccactgtgccaccagggaagccccttatttttattttttaaaaaatatttatttattcatgtatttggctgcatcgggttttagttgcggcacgtgggatctttgtggcggcatgcgggatattccattgcagcgcgcaggctccagagtgcacaggctaagttgccccacggcatgtgggatcttagttcccagagcagggatcgaacccgcatcccctgcattggaaggcagatttttaaccactggaccacctgggaagtctcATGATTACTATTTTAAATCATTACTAATATGCAATTACTAAATTGAAAGGAAATGTGAATGTGTAATGGGAGAGGGTGAAGGATGATGGAGGTGTGGAAAAAAAGAGCTAAGTCTTTATTTTCCATAGTGGGAGTTAGTTGAAATGCccaaactaaaaaataatgaagtagcAATTCACTTAGAGATATAGGGAAAAAAAGTATCCCTCCCAGACAGCTAAATTTGACCCTAgagaaggggaaaagagagaggagaccTGAGTCTTAGTTGTATATCGTAACTTACATTAAATAAGCAGGTAACTCTTTAAactatatgcatatataactGGGGTCAGGGGtaacttagggaaaaaaagaacaagaaaagatgaaaaattatctttggggaaaaaaaggtagaagAGGAAATATATCACCTAGAGGCCCATTTTAACATGctggtttattttcttccagtatcTGCCCCTCTGTTTGCTTTTCCTGTCTTTCTCCTTTCCAATGATTAACATTGCTATAatcatactgtatataaaattgatagctaacttattgagacataattgcaCAGCAGACCTTGTGCTAATATACACTTTATATCCATTATTTTATGTGATTAACCCAACTGGGAGTGATGattttttaacttattatataataattattttattatttatcatatGGTCTTCATAATCATCTTTTTCATGGTACAATAATGTTCCACCCAATGGATTATTGATCTTTCCCCCAAATTATTAGACTTTTAAGTTGTTTTCCAGATTTTGCTGTTATAAAGAATACTGGGATGATATACTTTCCCCCAGAGCATTTCCCTGAAGTTTATGCTTTTAGGGTAAATTTCCAGAAGTAGGATCACTGGGTCAAAGAGTATAAACATGTTGCCACGTTGCTTTCTTAAACTGTCCAGAGGGCACTTATGCATTCATTGTTTAATGTGATACGATGCATCTGGCAACTCTGACGTAGGTAGGAGAGACAGATTCACTGCCATTTTATAGATATGATTATTGGGAGCTaagttcccaaggtcacacagctgggggaAGAGCCAGAATTAAAATGCATGTTTCCCAACTCTCTCTTGACTTTTCTTCTAACCAGGACCCCCAAATGAAATGAAACTCATGCTGGACTGTGCCTGCCACTTTCTCTCCCAGACATCTTAGTTTTGACCTAGTGGGGCTTCTCTGTCATGGGACCCTTTCCTTTCACTGAGGGCCATTCTGCTTTAGGGGGAAGGTAAGACCTCTCTAGCAGCCCAAGGACCACTTCTTGGGCTATAAAATCTTCTACTAAGCCTAAGGAGGAGAAAGGGTGGGACAGAGGAAAGAGCATGAGGAGACAAAAGGCACTAAATTAGAATACGGAACAGGAGTCATGAGAAGGTGCCCAAGgagcaaacaggaaaaaaaccctGTGATTTTGGGGGACCTTCATGCTTAAGACTAGGTATTTGAGCTGAAAACACTAAAGAGATTTGACTTAGGGCATGTCAGGGTCATGGTATGGCCTTTTTGTACTCAACTACTGTACCCAGGACTGTCTTGAACTGTTAAATCTACTTCTTGATAGCAATACGCTTTCTCAGGATAGAAACTAAacaataatttgtattttttcttttcaaatgaatgataaaaagtaacttcaaatatatatttttcaaccaCAGAAGAAAGTGAGTCCTGCTTTGTCCAACCAAAACCACGTACACTGGGAAGAGAATCTACGTTATATGGCAAGGTACAAAAGGAAAGCCTTCCTCGACTAGAAAAGCTCAAGATTTCAGCCGTGTCTACAGCTAATGGTGTTAAATCCCTCCATGAACAGCCCCTGGCAAAGGATGCTGCAGACCCACCAGGATCCACAGAGGAAACTCAGCCTCTTAAGGGACTGAAGGAGTCTGGGTCACCTCAGTCAGGTGGCAAAGATGATACTCCAGGAGcaggagaaaagaagaaggacGCGGAAGCATTGACAGAGGCTCAGCCTTTTAAAGGAAACGCTGAGACCGAACCTTTAGGAGCAGAAGCCAAGAGTCAACCTTTGAGGACAGCGGGAGAGACGGACTCTCCTGGAACAGTGGAAGGTACTGAGAATCCACAAGCTGCAGGAGAGATGACACCTCGAGGAACAGCTGAGAAAATTCCACCTCTGGAAGCAGCTAGAGAGCCACAATCTCAAGAAGCTCTGGGGACGGATGAACAGTCCCAACTCCCAGAAACAGTTCCCAAGGAGATGGAATCTCCAGAAATATTGGAAGGAAGTCAGCTTGTGGAAACAGCTGAAAAGCAGCAACTTCAAGAAACATTGGGAGAAGATGAGCAGTCCCAACTTCTAGAGATGATTCCCAGAGAGAATGGAACACCAGAAGTATCAGACAGAAGTCAGCTTATGGAAACAGCTGTCAAGAATGATTCGCTCCATAAAACTCCTGAAGGTCCAGGAGACATGGAGCAGATCCAACCTGAAGGAATAGTTGGAAACATGGAACATCCAGCAGGAATTCTAGAGACGGGGGCAAATGTGGAAACGGTCAGGAAAATTCACGCTAATGA
This DNA window, taken from Eubalaena glacialis isolate mEubGla1 chromosome 17, mEubGla1.1.hap2.+ XY, whole genome shotgun sequence, encodes the following:
- the ERICH5 gene encoding glutamate-rich protein 5 isoform X1 → MGCSSSALNKAGDGSRPRTVTSNIYFSTTEESESCFVQPKPRTLGRESTLYGKVQKESLPRLEKLKISAVSTANGVKSLHEQPLAKDAADPPGSTEETQPLKGLKESGSPQSGGKDDTPGAGEKKKDAEALTEAQPFKGNAETEPLGAEAKSQPLRTAGETDSPGTVEGTENPQAAGEMTPRGTAEKIPPLEAAREPQSQEALGTDEQSQLPETVPKEMESPEILEGSQLVETAEKQQLQETLGEDEQSQLLEMIPRENGTPEVSDRSQLMETAVKNDSLHKTPEGPGDMEQIQPEGIVGNMEHPAGILETGANVETVRKIHANEEDQHVEGETEEEVETEMENEKVSEGAETKEEETGEAVGLSAAT
- the ERICH5 gene encoding glutamate-rich protein 5 isoform X2 encodes the protein MGCSSSALNKAGDGSRPRTEESESCFVQPKPRTLGRESTLYGKVQKESLPRLEKLKISAVSTANGVKSLHEQPLAKDAADPPGSTEETQPLKGLKESGSPQSGGKDDTPGAGEKKKDAEALTEAQPFKGNAETEPLGAEAKSQPLRTAGETDSPGTVEGTENPQAAGEMTPRGTAEKIPPLEAAREPQSQEALGTDEQSQLPETVPKEMESPEILEGSQLVETAEKQQLQETLGEDEQSQLLEMIPRENGTPEVSDRSQLMETAVKNDSLHKTPEGPGDMEQIQPEGIVGNMEHPAGILETGANVETVRKIHANEEDQHVEGETEEEVETEMENEKVSEGAETKEEETGEAVGLSAAT